A single Pan troglodytes isolate AG18354 chromosome 19, NHGRI_mPanTro3-v2.0_pri, whole genome shotgun sequence DNA region contains:
- the LOC101057283 gene encoding uncharacterized protein LOC101057283 — protein MREPLIPPCKAASLSEPEQVRGECGMMTAQGILGPRGKSKLPVLPDLRLICRYTCSCREIPGVTSTPVPHSAGPQVTRFHSPSPPHISELSQTLHAPFQGSWPRPCHALSGPRAMVPNQLHPGTPCPAHVPHSCTMPAGTCPLFTGAPAAAEAGLNPGPALRDPTSCSSSTWPKPFMTVCLLPTSSMLTSPGTGECIRARILEPA, from the coding sequence ATGAGGGAGCCACTGATACCTCCCTGTAAGGCAGCCTCCCTGAGCGAGCCGGAGCAGGTCAGGGGTGAGTGTGGAATGATGACAGCCCAGGGCATCCTAGGCCCCCGGGGCAAGAGCAAGCTCCCTGTGCTTCCTGACCTCCGCCTCATTTGCAGATACACGTGCTCATGTCGGGAGATACCTGGAGTCACCTCAACTCCTGTCCCCCATTCCGCAGGTCCACAAGTCACCAGGTTCcattccccttcccctccacATATCTCAGAGCTGTCACAGACTCTCCATGCCCCATTTCAGGGGTCTTGGCCCAGGCCTTGTCATGCCTTATCTGGACCAAGAGCAATGGTCCCCAACCAGCTCCACCCAGGTACCCCCTGCCCCGCCCATGTCCCCCACAGTTGCACCATGCCTGCTGGCACCTGCCCTCTCTTCACTGGTgctccagcagctgcagaggcagGGCTGAACCCTGGGCCCGCTCTCAGGGACCCCACCTCCTGCTCATCCTCCACATGGCCCAAGCCCTTCATGACTGTTTGCCTCTTGCCCACATCTTCCATGTTGACGTCGCCTGGGACTGGAGAATGCATCAGAGCACGGATCCTTGAGCCAGCTTAA